The Asterias amurensis chromosome 19, ASM3211899v1 genomic interval cttttctgcagaactctgccgcgcgcaccaagatacgcgcacacatgtcggaccttcgttgctttgtgattggtcaatacgcaattgggcggagcttagtgaaTCGGTCTATTAAACAACTATCAGGGCGTGTGCACACATAAACTAGTGGAAATAACAGGCGAAAACGGCAATTTGAACTTGTGCAAGTTTCCAATATTTCTAAACTTGTATACATTTTCTATgctttgtatttttaagtttcaagAAACGTTTGCATTAAAATTTGAGGTGAAAGTTTTCTTAATTGTACTACTATCTGGGCCTAAGAATGTTCAAATagaattgaaaatattggccaaAAGTAGGCGTCCTTTtttggcttgcatcgcttagatccaagccacagacacaaaacaaaaacactaaactGTAGCCAATGATttacgctttccgttggtgtatagtatgtgcgaatcaaataatgtattggatattatatgggcctccgtgtagtgtcattatttggagaaaaacttacttttttagcctttttctcccttagggtgaggggtagctttttcgccgcccgtgttgcgcagatttatgcgtcagacacgaaacaattataaacgtgtagcccttgaatagggctttcctctggtgtatagtatgtgtggatcaaaaaatgtcttcgggttcaaaataacctttgtactttgaatttctctccagaacggctaatattgacgtccggaaaacactcttcgtgccaaccattcggagtaggcttgcttaaACGTTTTTTagagcaccacggagttgatggagggtctccgcaagttgattatcggatgcggtattattcaagccaaacacaggtaccctgattatttctctagcctaccaagttcaggaataatggtcaagttcatagactctgagcgaacttgtatgccaaccattttcggcaccccgatTCCTGGCATTTTCAAACAcgccaaaatggccgaaaatggctccctcctttgtcggcttgcatcgctaaTACCAAAACCagatacacaaaacaaaaacatgaaactgtagcccatgattagcgctttccgttggtgtatagtatgtgcgaataatgtcttggatacgatatgggcctccgtgtagtgtcattgtttgaagaaaaacgtACGTTTTGAGCCTTTTTCCCTTAGGGTAAGGAGTAGCTTTTTTGCTGCCCTTTTTGCGCAGGCCTTGAATAGGGATTTGGCAAGGGGGTATTTTGGGTGCGTGGTTCTAGTCATGGtgcgaaaaaaaagaactttgcaaaaATCTGACGTAAATTAAACGTCTTTGATTAATACTCgtttttatgcaaatctttAGTCTCGAGAATTTGGGAGCAATTCTGCCTAAAATGAGCGCACTTTTGTGCTTTTGGAGGCTTATTAGtgagtaattattttttttactttcatttcacGTCAGATTGTCTACTTTCCGGGGGGGAAATGctaaaaaatcatcttttttagtaattacaaatagtgcctttaacagcttaTGGAACTAGCCCATGGATGTATGACTTCGTACATCATTTCATAGCTGACCAATTATAACTCAGAAAGTAAAAGCCCGTGAAGATTCCATTGATCGCTACTGCTATAAGATCGTATTGATTAAGAAGAGCGCTTTTGTGATccaatttctttgttatttttggtgtggggcttgcatgctccttggctaatttGAATGTGAATAGCCCAGTTGTGAATAGTTCTTCTCAAGTAAGCacgtgattgagtggaaatttctGCTACGAAACCTGCACACAGCACGGTTGAGTGACTCGCCAATATGCCGCGGTTGGAAGTGCTTGTTGGTGGACCTGTATGCTGTGCtgttttgctttgctttgctgtgctatgttttgtgagtactgtttcagttgtagtttcagttgtagtttcagttgtagtttcagttgtagtttcagttgtagtttcagttgtagtttcagttgtagtttcagttgtagtttcagttgtagttccagttgtagtcccagttgtagtcccagttgtagtcccagttgtagtcccagttgtagtctcagttgtagtcccagttgtagtctcagttgtagtcccagttgtagtcccagttgtagtcccagttgtagtcccagttgtagtcccagttgtagtcgcagttgtagtcgcagttgtagtcgcagttgtagtcgcagttgtagtcgcagttgtagtcgcagttgtagtcgcagttgtagtcgcagttgtagtcgcagttgtagtcgcagttgtagtcgcagttgtagtcgcagttgtagtcgcagttgtagtcgcagttgtagtcgcagttgtagtctcagttgtagtctcagttgtagtctcagttgtagtctcagttgtagtctcagttgtagtctcagttgtagtctcagttgtagtctcagttgtagtctcagttgtagtctcagttgtagtctcagttgtagtctcagttgtagtcgcagttgtagtcgcagttgtagtcgcagttgtagtcgcagttgtagtcgcagttgtagtcgcagttgtagtcgcagttgtagtctcagttgtagtcgcagttgtagtctcagttgtagtctcagttgtagtctcagttgtagtcgcagttgtagtcgcagttgtagtcgcagttgtagtcgcagttgtagtcgcagttgtagtcgcagttgtagtctcagttgtagtctcagttgtagtctcagttgtagtctcagttgtagtctcagttgtagtctcagttgtagtcgcagttgtagtcgcagttgtagtcgcagttgtagtctcagttgtagtctcagttgtagtctcagttgtagtctcagttgtagtctcagttgtagtctcagttgtagtctcagttgtagtctcagttgtagtctcagttgtagtctcagttgtagtctcagttgtagtcgcagttgtagtcgcagttgtagtcgcagttgtagtcgcagttgtagtcgcagttgtagtcgcagttgtagtcgcagttgtagtcgcagttgtagtcgcagttgtagtggcagttgtagtcgcagttgtagtcgcagttgtagtcgcagttgtagtcgcagttgtagtcgcagttgtagtcgcagttgtagtcgcagttgtagtcgcagttgtagtcgcagttgtagtcgcagttgtagtcgcagttgtagtcgcagttgtagtcgcagttgtagtcgcagttgtagtcgcagttgtagtcgcagttgtagtcgcagttgtagtcgcagttgtagtcgcagttgtagtcgcagttgtagtcgcagttgtagtcgcagttgtagtcgcagttgtagtcgcagttgtagtcgcagttgtagtcgcagttgtagtcgcagttgtagtcgcagttgtagtcgcagttgtagtcgcagttgtagtcgcagttgtagtcgcagttgtagtctcagttgtagtcgcagttgtagtcgcagttgtagtcgcagttgtagtcgcagttgtagtcgcagttgtagtcgcagttgtagtcgcagttgtagtcgcagttgtagtcgcagttgtagtcgcagttgtagtcgcagttgtagtcgcagttgtagtcgcagttgtagtcgcagttgtagtggCAGTTGTAGTGGCAGTTGTAGtggcagttgtagtcgcagttgtagtcgcagttgtagtcgcagttgtagtcgcagttgtagtcgcagttgtagtcgcagttgtagtcgcagttgtagtcgcagttgtagtcgcagttgtagtggCAGTTGTAGTGGCAGTTGTAGTGGCAGTTGTAGTGGCAGTTGTAGtggcagttgtagtcgcagttgtagtcgcagttgtagtcgcagttgtagtcgcagttgtagtcgcagttgtagtcgcagttgtagtcgcagttgtagtcgcagttgtagtcgcagttgtagtcgcagttgtagtcgcagttgtagtcgcagttgtagtcgcagttgtagtcgcagttgtagtcgcagttgtagtcgcagttgtagtcgcagttgtagtcgcagttgtagtcgcagttgtagtcgcagttgtagtcgcagttgtagtagcagttgtagtcgcagttgtagtcgcagttgtagtcgcagttgtagtcgcagttgtagtcgcagttgtagtcgcagttgtagtcgcagttgtagtcgcagttgtagtcgcagttgtagtcgcagttgtagtcgcagttgtagtcgcagttgtagtcgcagttgtagtcgcagttgtagtcgcagttgtagtcgcagttgtagtcgcagttgtagtcgcagttgtagtcgcagttgtagtcgcagttgtagtcgcagttgtagtcgcagttgtagtcgcagttgtagtcgcagttgtagtcgcagttgtagtcgcagttgtagtcgcagttgtagtcgcagttgtagtcgcagttgtagtcgcagttgtagtcgcagttgtagtcgcagttgtagtcgcagttgtagtcgcagttgtagtcgcagttgtagtcgcagttgtagtcgcagttgtagtcgcagttgtagtcgcagttgtagtcgcagttgtagtcgcagttgtagtcgcagttgaagtcgcagttgaagtcgcagttgaagtcgcagttgaagtcgcagttgaagtcgcagttgaagtcgcagttgaagtcgcagttgaagtcgcagttgaagtcgcagttgaagtcgcagttgaagtcgcagttgtagtTTCAGGTGCCTggctacgagccacatcccagagggtgcctgactacgagccacatcccagagggtgcctgactacgagccacatcccagagggtgcctgactacgagccacatcccagagggtgcctgactacaagccacatcccagagggtgcctgactagaggacatcatcccatgtgattgaagcacatcaaacattggtagatggctagaaaatgatcttgttaattcaaggggtctcggtttaagacttggtccctcttagaaaactttttggtttagaccctcaaatggtgttggaagtcccatcccctacatggtTCCTTTCAGTTGAtgtatgcctttaaaagtgcttgccctaaccaagtttttttgtgtggatctttttagtgcctgactacgagccacatcccagagggtgcctgactacgagccacatcccagagggtgcctgaatacgagccacatcccagagggtgcctgactacgagccacatcccagagggtgcctgactacaagccacatcccagagggtgcctgcctaaaggacatcatcccatgtgattgaagctcatcaaacattggtagatggctagaaaatgatcttgttaattcattgggtctcggtttaaaacttggtccatcttacaaagcatggtggtttagacccccaaatggtattggaagtcccatcccctacaaggttcctttccttcgataaatgcctttaaaagtgcttgtcctagccgagtttttttttaaatctttttagtgcctgactacaagccacatcccagagggtgcctgactacgagccacatcccagagggtgcctgactacaagccacatcccagagggtgcctgactacaagccacatcgcagagggtgcctgactacgagccacatcccagagggtgcctgactacaagccacatcccagagggtgcctgacttcgagccacatcccagagggtgcctgactacgagccacatcccagagggtgcctgactacgagccacatcctagagggtgcctgactacgagccacatcccagagggtgcctgcctagaggacatcatcccatgtgattgaagcacatcaatcATTGGTAGATGTACCATTTAAAATCAGCATAGcatacaacatcatcatcaccacctcatctaaggcgtcatgacaacagatgaacacattgtcaacagaatggaACCCAAGTACACGAATGAGACGAAGAGacagaccaagttggcgtttagatggatgacatcaagcaacaagcacaagaaagatcaaggtggaatggtgatgaagaagCCTTCCTTCTGCAGTATGGAGCCACATAGGCTAGATATTATGTCacttacaataacaaaaaaaaagatttgtgaaGATTTCACATTTCGTTGGCCTGTTTAATTCATTCTTGGAAGTATATGTGCTTTTAGAAATATTGTCAACATACTTGCAAGTATGTAGACAGAATACATAATAAACTTGTATCGAGGTACTATACAAGTTCATGTATTCACATACAACAGTTGCATGTTTGTaatgaggtacttcattacAATCATGTAATTATAACATGCTTGCAATAAAGTACCTTATTGCAAGTATGTAAAAGTTTCATGTGCGTAATGAAGTACCGCATTACAACCATGAAACAAGTTAAGTTAGTTTGTAATGCAGTTTGCTAATTACAAAATACgaaacaacataattttatttgtagtaaattcataacaaatgaaaagagaatttttaagtgtttattagacattaagttttgtattgttactacttaatttgaataatgaatcaaatataaaatgtaacttttgtaatgtGTCATTCTGTCTATCAATTATTTATAAGTCTAATTAGTTACATGGTATTTGTTCTGGGGTAgcttacatggtggccaccatggtTTTTTGTTGGTAACTCTGAATAAAGCTTTTAATGTGAAAGGTCATGCCATTGTGTCGTGTGAAAATGGAGGTTGgttaagagtactcattaaacgagtttatttaagtacaagagtcatgacaatgtcatagagtactcattaacgaggttagtTAAtaacaaagggaatgacaatgtcatagagtactcattaactaggttatttaattacaaaggtcatgacaatgtcatagagtactcattaaagagctgatttaattacaaaggtattgacaatgtcatagggtactcattaacgaggtaaattaataccaaaggtgatgacaatgtcatagaataCTCATTATGAGGTTAAATAATtgcaaaggtgatgacaatgtcatagagtactcattaacgaggttaattaattacaaagggaatgacaatgtcatagagtactcattaacgaggttaattaattacaaagggaatgacaatgtcatagagtactcattaacgaggttaattaattacaaagggaatgacaatgtcatagagtattCACCAATGAGATGATTTAATTACGTAGGTATTACCAATGTCATAGGgaactcattaacgaggttatttaattacaaaggaaatgacaatgtcatagaatactcattaacgaggttaattaattacaaaaggaatgacaatgtcatagagtactcattaacgaggttatttaattacaaagggaatgacaatgtcatagagtactcattaacgaggttaattaattacaaagggaatgacattgtcatagagtactcattaacgaggttaattaattacaaagggaatgacaatgtcatagagacctcattaacgaggttatataactacaaaggtgatgacaatgtcatagagtactcattaacgaggttaattaattacaaagggaatgacaatgtcatagagtactcaccaATGAGATGATTTAATTACGTAGGTATTACCAATGTCATAGGgaactcattaacgaggttatttaattacaaaggaaatgacaatgtcatagaatactcattaacgaggttaattaattacaaaaggaatgacaatgtcatagagtactcattaacgaggttatttaattacaaagggaatgacaatgtcatagagtactcattaacgaggttaattaattacaaagggaatgacattgtcatagagtactcattaacgaggtgaTTTAACTACAAAGGtgttgacaatgtcatagggtactcattaacgatgttatttaattacaaaggtattgacattgtttagctgtatagagtactcattggcaaggtttaataatttcaaaggtcatgacattatctgtatagagtactcattaacaaggttttataattacaagggtcatgacattgtcttagctgtatagagtactcattgacaaggttttataattacaaaggtcatgacattgtcttagctgtatggagtactcattaacaaggtttaataattacaaaggtcatggcaTTGTCTTAGCtgaatagagtactcattaacaagattttatattataataataatataaaataatagtgataaataattttcagagaggggtaacattacaaataagcaATTGTTGTAATGGTTACACACTCAAATTTATTACGATCccttttgtggggtgggagatgacaaccttcacgtggtccaccctgttgttaactaattgtcatcaaacaatacagctgtatatacgtatgtatatatagctctatgcatttaACCAATATACCCCATCAGGCTCGATGAACTTtcaagaatgttcatgatcagtcaaTGACCATGCCTAAAACAGTTCATAACCTGTTCATTAGAGCAGATCATGAACCAAGTTCAAGAACTGTTTATCTGTTCAATTGATGGACGTTTGATAGGGGAACAAAAGGGAAGCGACAAATTCTTTATTGGCcctttaaaaccagcagggtcattgccaggtgataaaggcc includes:
- the LOC139951821 gene encoding uncharacterized protein, yielding MVATIQAPETTTATSTATSTATSTATSTATSTATSTATSTATSTATSTTTATTTATTTATTTATTTATTTATTTATTTATTTATTTVHG